The Moorena producens PAL-8-15-08-1 genomic interval AATCCTTAAATCTTCGTAAGCGACCAGGTCGTTAGACCGGACTACGCAACGTGCCAGTCTCTTGGCATGTTCTTCACCTGCTCTACTTATTTTAAGTGTGCTTCTACCTAATCTGTTAACGGCTTTCCTACGGTTATATGAGCCTTTCTTTTTCCGGGAAACCCGGCGTTGATAAAACTTTAATCGTTTTTCCCCAGACCTATAAAAACGAGGATTTGGTTCTGTACTTCCTCTAGAATCGGTGTAGAAATCTTTTAGTCCTACATCTAATCCTATAGTGGCATCGGCGGGGTCTAATTGTTCTTTTACATCGACAGAGACGCAAAATTGAACGTAGTAACCATCCGCCCTCTTGACAATACGGACTCGCTTAATTTGCTTCTTGTCGAAGCGCCACAAGTCCCAAGTACCTTTGAGCTTCAGCTTTCCGATTCCCTTCTTATCACTGAAGGTGATTGACTTTTTATCAGGAGAAAGCTTCCATCCTGATTGTTTATACTCAACCGATCTACAGTGCTTCTGGAAACGGGGATAGCCTTTCTTCCCAGGTACTTTTTTTTTGCAGTTCTCAAAGAAACGAGAAATTGATGACCATGCCCTTTCAGCCGCAGCTTGTCGAGCAGTAGAGTTTAGTTCATTAGCAAAAGGGAATTCTTTAGCCAGTATTTTTGAGTACTTGCTAAGGTCGTATTTGCCTGTTCCTTTATTATCCATCCATAAACGAATACAGCTATTACGGATAAACTTAACCGTCCGAATCGCTTCGTCTATTGCTTGATATTGAAGGGGTTTACCGTATGCCTTAAACTCTATTATGATCACCAGAACTCGACCTCTTCTGTTATATCATTACTCTAACATAATCAGCATAATCTTTTAAATCAAAATCAAATCTTTTTCACGGCGGCTAAAGACCGCTGCGACCCTTCATCCCCGCTCGCTCAGAGACGGGGCTTTCGGGTATCGGGGATTTTTGGTAAAGTGCTTCATGACCTACTCCTAATTAAAATTTAAAGCTACAAAATGCACTTAGCTATAGGAGCATGTCACTTATGCAGAGAATTTGGACTAAAACTAAAGCCCCCTCATGTCTTTGAGCTTGCGGTCATAGTATCTATAGCAATCCTACTAAATTATTTTTTCCATCAGTAAAATCTGAAATTATTGCTGGGTAAGGGTTATAGCGATTCGGGGCAGCCGAGGCTATCCCGATCGCGAACGCTTCGGCCACTATATTTCACCAATCAGATTGGCCTAAAGGCCACGCTACGCGATGAAGCGTTCGCGTAGCGTGGCCAAAGGCCTCAGCTTCCGCTAAAAGCGATCGGATTGCTATAGTTCATATGGTCTACAACTTTGGCCTGCTCCCTTCACTTAGTCCCAGACAACAACCCATAACGAATCAAGCCCCGGCGATACCCTCGACTCATCAACCCCATCGACAGTGCCGCTTCCACAATTTTCAAATTACTTTTAAGCAACCCTAAAATCGCTTTTGGCTCAAAAGCAGAATCAATCACAATATCCCAAAACGGTTCAACCGCATCTGACCAATCCGCCGTCCGAATAGTTTGGAAATTCAAATTGCCAGCAATTTCCTCATACTCCTGCAAAGAAATTACATAAGGCAAACAATAAACCCGATAAATCTCAGCCAAATGCTGCTGTTCATCTGTTGTCAATTGTCCCGTTGCCAAAGTTATCGGACGATGACACCAAGTTGCCATTAAAAACCTTCCCCCAGGTTTAAGCACCCGATAACATTCCTGAAGAAACTGTTGCTTGTCCGGCATATGTTCTCCACTCTCCATCGACCAGACAAAATCAAAGGTTTCATCAGCAAAAGGCATATCCAAAGCATTAGCAACCTGAAACTGAACCCGTGTCGCCAACCCAGCCTCTTGTGCTCGTTGAGTTCCTCGTGATGCTTGAACTGGACTTAAGGTAATGCCAGTAACATTTGCTTCAAACTGTTGCGCTAGATAAAGTGAACTCCCACCAATCCCACAACCGACATCCAGGATAGTACTAGCTTGCTCCACTTCAGCCCAACAGAGCAATTCGTCAATCAAGTCAATTTGTGCCTGATGTCGGTTTTTCTTCTCAGTACCCGCCCAGCCATAATAGCCATGGTGCATATGTTCACCCCAAACTGCTTCCCACAAGCCAGAAGAGGCATCATAAAATTCCTGAATCTGTTTTTCAAGACTCAATTTTTCAAGACTTAATGTCATATCATGTCCAGTAGCATCGTTCCGTATCACCAACTATAGCGGTTCTCACTTCCATAGACCATACCCAATTGAACGGGGGCACACCGTGATCCGCTACTAAGGAAAAAGGGTCTTGACAGATGGTAAATCACAAATGAACAATGACAAAGACAAAGGACAAAGACAAATAACAAATGAGACATGACTATTCCCCGAACCATTTGCCTTGGATTCCTTTCCGTAATTGCCATCGGAACTCTTTTGCTAATGATGCCATTTGCTGCTAGTGATGGCACATGGACTAACCCCATGGTGGCACTATTCACCTCAACCTCTGCTGTTTGTGTTACTGGTCTAGTGGTTGTCGATACTGGCTCCTATTTTTCCTTTTGGGGACAGTTGATTGTGCTTGGCCTCTTTCAAATTGGCGGTTTGGGCTATATGACCACCACCACATTTCTCATTTTACTACTGGGGCGCAAGTTCAAATTGAAGCAGAAAATCGCCATTCAACAAGCTTTAGATCGACAAGGTTTACAAGACAGTGCAGCATTAATTCGTTCCATCATTGCCACAGCAATAATTTTTGAAATCACAGGCATTTTTCTACTTTTACTAGTGTTTGTTCCCGATTATGGATTATACCAGGGACTCTGGTTAGCCATTTTTCATAGCATCAGTGCTTGGAATAATGCTGGATTTAGTCTGTTTCCAGACAGTTTAACAAGTTATCAGTCATCTCTTCTCCTCAATCTAGTGATCACAACTCTAATTATCTGCGGTGGCATTGGTCAACAGGTAATTTTTGAGTTTTATCTTTGGTTGCGCGATCGCATTCTCCGACGACGTCAGTCTCTGGAATTTTCCCTGAATTTTAAAGTAGTCACTAGCACC includes:
- a CDS encoding methyltransferase domain-containing protein; translation: MTLSLEKLSLEKQIQEFYDASSGLWEAVWGEHMHHGYYGWAGTEKKNRHQAQIDLIDELLCWAEVEQASTILDVGCGIGGSSLYLAQQFEANVTGITLSPVQASRGTQRAQEAGLATRVQFQVANALDMPFADETFDFVWSMESGEHMPDKQQFLQECYRVLKPGGRFLMATWCHRPITLATGQLTTDEQQHLAEIYRVYCLPYVISLQEYEEIAGNLNFQTIRTADWSDAVEPFWDIVIDSAFEPKAILGLLKSNLKIVEAALSMGLMSRGYRRGLIRYGLLSGTK
- a CDS encoding TrkH family potassium uptake protein; the protein is MTIPRTICLGFLSVIAIGTLLLMMPFAASDGTWTNPMVALFTSTSAVCVTGLVVVDTGSYFSFWGQLIVLGLFQIGGLGYMTTTTFLILLLGRKFKLKQKIAIQQALDRQGLQDSAALIRSIIATAIIFEITGIFLLLLVFVPDYGLYQGLWLAIFHSISAWNNAGFSLFPDSLTSYQSSLLLNLVITTLIICGGIGQQVIFEFYLWLRDRILRRRQSLEFSLNFKVVTSTTIFLLIVGSIAFLVIEFNNYNTLGSSTLSDKFLQAWFQSVTTRTAGFNSIDIGKMTTAGLFLTIAMMFFGASPGGTGGGIKTTTVRILVSSTKAILQGKEEVYLYKRQVPIEIILKAIGVLVGSVTTVILSTLLISLAEPNMDFIEILFEVVSAFATVGLSTGITPDVSTWAKLVLIGTMYIGRVGVLLLMASLLGEPRPSSVHYPEENLLVG